In a single window of the Synechococcus sp. MW101C3 genome:
- a CDS encoding transposase, with protein MLGADRHERTGERLGDRPRSLTTQVGDLDLLIPKLRAGSFLPSILEPCRRVNQALYAVIIEAYIGGRLHPQGRCLGGRPGLPGQLAQRHPCSGATRPPLRTVTPSDARIDT; from the coding sequence GTGCTCGGTGCCGACCGCCATGAACGCACCGGTGAAAGGCTCGGCGACCGGCCCCGCAGCCTCACCACCCAAGTGGGGGATCTCGACCTGCTGATTCCCAAACTGCGGGCTGGCAGCTTCCTGCCCTCGATCCTCGAGCCTTGCCGCCGAGTCAACCAGGCCCTGTACGCCGTGATCATCGAGGCGTATATCGGCGGCCGTCTCCACCCGCAAGGTCGATGCCTTGGTGGGCGCCCTGGGCTCCCAGGCCAGCTTGCGCAGCGACACCCCTGCAGCGGCGCCACCAGGCCGCCATTGCGCACGGTCACCCCCTCTGATGCTCGTATAGATACATAG
- a CDS encoding glycosyltransferase family 10 domain-containing protein, whose product MDQTTYGFRNYLLPTGDCQAVVDLDIINAWHPESIPYSCFLFADELCESRLPLYVPRRFRVGILKESPNHIKKINTAYLRRHFPLVLSHLRSHIELGPPFRLLPYSSNFLGVRPFCQTPRLPSVGRKQKLCSFVGNLNHDVSFPGYRLRRDVYHVVQGDLRVSCYGRSLRPVEAKIEALEPFAFSIAMENSREDFYFTEKLIDCILAGTIPLYWGCPSIAKFFDPCGILSFSCISELRKLIDQLSIEEYRRLRPYVELNFHRALSERVADFHGYLHRASKDILSLDLANDECTHLLQYRPSDKLAARLRKWI is encoded by the coding sequence ATGGACCAGACAACGTATGGGTTTCGCAACTATCTCTTGCCGACCGGCGACTGTCAGGCCGTAGTCGATCTGGATATAATCAATGCTTGGCATCCTGAGTCTATACCCTATAGCTGTTTTCTTTTCGCAGATGAGCTATGCGAAAGTCGGCTGCCCCTGTACGTCCCTCGGCGGTTTCGAGTTGGCATACTCAAGGAGTCGCCTAACCACATCAAAAAAATCAATACAGCATATCTCCGCAGGCACTTTCCCTTGGTCCTTTCTCATCTAAGGAGTCACATTGAACTTGGCCCTCCTTTCCGCTTGCTTCCATATAGCTCCAACTTTTTGGGAGTTAGACCTTTTTGTCAGACTCCCCGCCTCCCTAGTGTTGGCAGGAAACAGAAGCTTTGTTCATTTGTAGGCAATCTCAATCATGATGTATCTTTTCCGGGATATCGGCTTAGGCGAGATGTCTATCACGTTGTACAAGGTGATTTACGCGTGAGTTGCTACGGTCGAAGTCTCCGCCCTGTTGAGGCCAAAATTGAGGCTCTTGAGCCATTTGCGTTTTCCATCGCCATGGAGAACTCGCGCGAAGACTTTTACTTTACGGAAAAACTGATTGATTGCATTCTGGCTGGAACTATCCCTTTGTATTGGGGATGCCCTTCAATCGCTAAGTTCTTCGACCCATGTGGCATTCTATCATTTTCATGCATTTCTGAGCTTCGCAAGTTAATTGACCAGCTAAGCATAGAAGAGTATCGTAGGCTGCGGCCCTATGTCGAGCTTAATTTTCACAGAGCGCTAAGCGAAAGAGTGGCCGACTTTCATGGCTATCTCCATCGCGCCAGCAAAGACATCCTTTCTCTTGATCTAGCCAATGACGAGTGTACCCATCTGTTGCAATACAGGCCTTCTGACAAGCTCGCCGCTCGCCTGAGAAAGTGGATCTAG
- a CDS encoding glycosyltransferase, with protein sequence MLAIPAEESADLAALVQRPAVSVIMLAYNHAPWLEEAVESVMRQQIAEPFELLIGEDCSSDHTLELALSLQRTWPEHIRVIHASTNVGIRDNVLRLLVRARASVVAFLEGDDHWVCDTKLQQQLALLKADPSLSCVAGITQNRPVALPPGGRSRFRLPDLLRRYPVHSSALMFRAELAIPYPNFPEGAFDSMLLALLASKGDCGMIFEPLSYYRRHPGGYWTGAERCQRLTLSRECIDAIDAFFFGRFSRELADREFWIYGMDWHLPEHQPWAHWRQSWGILYNQGSRLLARSPGRFLLLSLRTLLQPLSFAIGWLRRRAALGSRFGFFLGISQP encoded by the coding sequence ATGCTGGCCATTCCGGCCGAGGAGAGTGCTGATCTGGCCGCTCTGGTGCAGCGACCAGCCGTGAGCGTGATCATGTTGGCCTACAACCATGCACCCTGGCTGGAGGAGGCCGTGGAGAGTGTGATGCGCCAGCAGATCGCCGAGCCCTTTGAGCTGCTGATCGGTGAAGACTGCTCCAGCGATCACACCCTCGAGCTGGCCCTCAGTCTGCAGCGGACTTGGCCCGAACATATCCGGGTCATTCACGCCTCCACCAACGTGGGCATCCGCGACAACGTGCTGCGCTTGCTGGTGCGGGCACGGGCCTCAGTGGTCGCCTTCCTTGAGGGCGACGACCACTGGGTGTGCGACACCAAACTTCAGCAGCAACTTGCTCTGCTGAAGGCCGACCCCTCCCTTTCCTGTGTGGCCGGCATCACCCAGAATCGCCCCGTGGCGCTGCCCCCTGGCGGGCGCAGCAGATTCCGGCTGCCGGATCTGCTGCGCCGCTATCCCGTTCATAGCTCGGCACTGATGTTTCGCGCTGAGCTTGCCATTCCTTATCCAAACTTCCCGGAAGGGGCCTTTGATTCGATGCTGCTGGCCCTACTCGCCTCCAAAGGGGATTGCGGCATGATCTTCGAACCCCTCTCCTACTACCGCCGCCATCCCGGCGGCTATTGGACGGGTGCCGAGCGCTGCCAGCGCCTGACCCTGAGCCGGGAGTGCATTGATGCCATCGATGCCTTTTTTTTCGGACGCTTTAGCCGCGAATTGGCCGACCGGGAATTCTGGATTTATGGGATGGACTGGCACCTGCCTGAGCACCAGCCCTGGGCGCATTGGCGCCAGTCGTGGGGAATCCTGTACAACCAGGGATCCAGGCTTCTGGCCCGTTCACCGGGGCGCTTTCTGCTGCTCAGTCTGCGCACGTTGTTGCAGCCCCTCAGCTTTGCGATTGGATGGCTGCGCCGGAGAGCGGCCCTGGGCAGTCGCTTCGGGTTTTTCCTTGGCATCTCCCAGCCGTGA
- a CDS encoding NeuD/PglB/VioB family sugar acetyltransferase encodes MSEVPLLLFGAGGHAHALLAVLERHAGFTPVGLIDSFQTPGTLAHGIPVLGGESDLPQLCQSHGVHHLLVAIGANLQRQAITRRLAACLPDVMFPALIDPTAVVAADAHLGAGAVVMAQAHVGAGCELGEGVLVNTRASLDHDSRLDAFASLAPGVIAGGRVWIGERSAIGLGAMLRNDIGIGADTVVGAGSLVLGDLAAGVMAYGAPALVIRSRQPDEPYL; translated from the coding sequence GTGAGCGAGGTTCCGCTGCTGCTGTTCGGCGCCGGTGGCCATGCCCATGCGCTGCTTGCCGTGCTGGAGCGGCACGCTGGCTTCACGCCTGTGGGCCTGATTGATTCCTTCCAGACCCCAGGCACGTTGGCCCACGGGATTCCCGTCCTTGGTGGCGAGAGCGATTTGCCTCAGCTGTGCCAATCCCATGGGGTACACCATCTGCTCGTTGCCATCGGAGCCAACCTTCAGCGCCAGGCGATCACGCGTCGTCTGGCCGCCTGCCTGCCGGATGTGATGTTCCCGGCCCTGATTGATCCCACCGCCGTGGTGGCCGCCGATGCCCACCTCGGTGCCGGAGCGGTGGTGATGGCCCAGGCCCATGTGGGCGCGGGCTGTGAGCTGGGTGAGGGAGTGCTGGTGAACACCCGGGCCAGCCTTGATCACGATTCACGCCTGGATGCCTTTGCCAGCCTTGCCCCCGGGGTGATCGCCGGCGGACGCGTGTGGATCGGCGAGCGCAGCGCCATCGGCCTCGGCGCCATGCTCCGCAACGACATCGGAATCGGTGCCGACACGGTGGTGGGGGCAGGCTCTCTGGTGTTGGGGGATCTGGCTGCAGGGGTGATGGCCTACGGAGCGCCCGCCCTGGTGATCCGCAGTCGCCAGCCCGATGAGCCCTATCTCTGA
- a CDS encoding glycosyltransferase family A protein, which translates to MSELLVSTIIPVFNRPEMVRAAVASVLAQTHRPIEILLVDDGSTDHTPQVLAELQAAHPEEIRVLGQTNAGAGAARETGRLAAGGAFIQYLDSDDLLLPNKFADQLAALEAHPDCAIAYGTSRHVHADGRVLEDPSRHTAEQIDYLFPLLLVERWWHTHTPLFRRWISDAAGPWPPFRPEDWDLEARMAALQPRLIHCGSTVSVQVDHESANRVTRGSGGAALRDAAHFYPRLYGAALLAGVPFDAPEWQRFSDECFVRARLLHQEGEEALGDRLLQLAALSASDKGRLIRSYGLLSRLLGPALGSRLAQLLRTGRWPV; encoded by the coding sequence ATGAGTGAGCTTCTCGTTTCCACAATCATTCCGGTGTTCAACCGCCCTGAGATGGTGCGGGCGGCCGTGGCCTCGGTGCTAGCCCAGACCCACCGGCCCATCGAGATCCTGTTGGTGGATGACGGCTCCACCGACCACACGCCACAGGTGCTGGCCGAGCTGCAGGCGGCCCATCCCGAAGAGATCCGGGTGCTCGGCCAGACCAATGCCGGCGCCGGTGCCGCGCGTGAAACCGGTCGCCTTGCCGCCGGCGGCGCGTTCATCCAGTACCTGGACAGCGACGACCTGCTCCTGCCCAACAAGTTCGCAGACCAGTTGGCGGCCCTTGAGGCCCATCCCGACTGCGCGATCGCCTACGGCACCTCCCGCCACGTGCATGCCGATGGCCGTGTGCTGGAGGATCCCAGCCGCCACACCGCCGAGCAGATCGATTACCTCTTCCCCCTGCTGCTGGTGGAGCGCTGGTGGCACACCCACACGCCGTTGTTTCGCCGCTGGATCAGTGATGCCGCCGGCCCATGGCCTCCCTTTCGCCCGGAAGACTGGGATCTCGAAGCCCGCATGGCTGCTCTGCAGCCCCGGCTGATCCACTGCGGCAGCACCGTCTCGGTGCAGGTGGACCATGAGTCGGCCAACCGGGTCACCCGGGGCTCCGGCGGGGCCGCCCTGCGCGATGCCGCCCACTTCTACCCCCGCCTCTATGGCGCTGCCCTGCTGGCCGGCGTGCCCTTCGATGCCCCCGAATGGCAACGGTTCAGTGACGAGTGTTTCGTGAGGGCGCGGCTGTTGCATCAGGAGGGGGAGGAGGCTCTCGGCGATCGCCTGCTGCAGCTGGCGGCACTCAGCGCTTCCGATAAAGGCCGGTTGATCCGAAGCTACGGGCTGCTCAGCCGGCTGCTCGGTCCGGCACTGGGGTCGCGCCTGGCGCAGTTGCTGCGCACCGGCCGCTGGCCGGTATGA
- a CDS encoding glycosyltransferase has translation MSPHAPPLVSVLMLTHNHAPYLQKAIASVQAQTWTHWELLIGEDASTDTTALIASAAVASHPARIQVLSSPEGALGFHRNFARLLARASGEYVAFLEGDDWWLEPTKLERQMSLLDADPSLAFCGARTRVVDERQAPTAASTPPEIGPPPGTSRLSFEQLIDSYGFHFSSVLMRREVVELPSWIFEQYCLDRPLYLLAASHGDAAVLDQVVSAYRLHDSGVWGPLSPLQKARRSRALFRCFRRYFPVRHRRRFRIALSHILWSYLADALCQGQRREALAILAMGVAAAPGLRLRRQPRITLGALRRSLIPPAARLPCR, from the coding sequence ATGAGTCCGCACGCCCCACCCCTTGTGAGCGTGCTGATGCTCACCCATAACCACGCGCCATACCTGCAGAAGGCCATTGCCTCGGTGCAGGCCCAGACCTGGACCCACTGGGAGCTGCTCATCGGTGAAGACGCCTCCACTGACACCACCGCGTTGATCGCCTCCGCCGCTGTCGCCAGCCATCCAGCGCGCATCCAGGTGTTGTCGTCACCCGAGGGAGCGCTCGGCTTTCACCGCAACTTCGCCCGCCTGCTTGCACGGGCGAGCGGCGAATACGTGGCCTTTCTGGAGGGCGACGACTGGTGGCTGGAGCCCACCAAGCTGGAGCGCCAGATGAGCCTGCTCGACGCTGATCCCAGCCTGGCCTTCTGCGGTGCCCGCACCCGGGTGGTGGATGAGCGCCAGGCTCCAACCGCCGCCAGCACACCGCCCGAGATCGGTCCCCCGCCCGGCACGAGCCGCCTGAGCTTTGAGCAACTGATCGATAGCTATGGCTTCCACTTCTCCAGCGTGCTGATGCGGCGTGAGGTGGTGGAACTGCCGAGCTGGATCTTCGAGCAATACTGCCTCGACCGCCCCCTCTATCTGCTAGCAGCCAGCCATGGCGATGCGGCTGTGCTCGATCAGGTGGTGTCGGCGTATCGCCTTCATGACAGCGGCGTGTGGGGTCCCCTCTCGCCACTGCAGAAGGCCCGGCGCAGCCGGGCGCTGTTCCGCTGCTTCCGCCGGTATTTTCCGGTGCGCCACCGCCGCAGGTTCCGCATCGCCCTCAGCCACATCCTCTGGAGTTATCTGGCCGATGCCTTGTGCCAGGGCCAGCGACGTGAAGCACTGGCGATCCTGGCGATGGGGGTTGCAGCGGCTCCGGGGTTGCGGCTGCGGAGGCAGCCCAGGATCACCCTCGGCGCTCTGCGGCGATCGCTGATTCCGCCAGCCGCTCGCCTGCCATGCCGGTGA
- a CDS encoding glycosyltransferase produces the protein MLRPAEIGLSPPPHTPAEHWRQRPLRLLFVGRLEPVKGVDVLLNALALLRDRGVDVQPHEIRRASPNQGADLDCRIRELGALVQRLGPIPRRDLTKHHRRCHLVVAGETGGLADALEQLDADRLTVAHLAEKARARGLQFGWEANVKALQWLITATPV, from the coding sequence GTGCTTCGGCCGGCGGAAATCGGCCTCAGCCCGCCACCCCACACTCCTGCCGAGCATTGGCGGCAGCGGCCGCTGCGGCTACTGTTCGTGGGCCGGCTGGAACCGGTGAAGGGGGTGGATGTGCTGCTCAATGCCCTCGCTCTGCTGCGCGATCGGGGCGTGGATGTGCAGCCGCATGAGATCCGTCGTGCCAGCCCCAACCAGGGTGCGGATCTCGACTGCCGGATCCGGGAGCTTGGTGCTCTGGTGCAGCGCCTGGGCCCGATTCCTCGCCGCGACTTGACTAAGCACCACCGCCGCTGCCATCTGGTGGTGGCTGGGGAGACGGGGGGGCTGGCGGATGCCCTGGAGCAACTGGATGCTGATCGCCTCACCGTGGCGCACCTGGCGGAGAAGGCGCGCGCGAGAGGGTTGCAGTTCGGCTGGGAGGCCAATGTGAAGGCGTTGCAGTGGCTGATCACAGCCACTCCGGTGTGA
- a CDS encoding glycosyltransferase family 2 protein, which yields MASTPVSQPRVSVLIPTYNGGDWLLDAIRSSVDRQSVSVEVIVVDDASTDDTSERVARSFPEVQLIRQPCNSGSGARGRNTGLEHARGDYVKFLDHDDLLEPETLPLEVAAADAESADMVMCRWGDVRTDPQGSLIEATRRVFIPPAPDRLVEAILLDEKVPYTAGVLYRRTYIADQRWDARLTINDDFDWFCRNALRGGRIIRLDHVSYYWRLHSQSIQGRQGANRMSFLEAVYIRSHVYSQVMDSLLLAGGMTPERGRLLVRQLYSGLRCLARFDTAACQKVLQRIQQLEPRFQLDETCEPNRTIRAVVSVLGLRRWLGVYRTLKIPQDRLCPLQGRVEFFTNS from the coding sequence ATGGCATCGACACCCGTAAGCCAGCCTCGCGTCTCTGTTTTGATTCCCACCTACAACGGTGGCGATTGGCTACTGGATGCGATCCGCTCCAGTGTGGATCGTCAGAGCGTGAGCGTCGAGGTGATCGTGGTGGATGATGCCTCCACGGACGACACATCGGAGCGGGTCGCACGCAGCTTCCCCGAAGTGCAGTTGATCCGACAGCCTTGCAACAGCGGCTCGGGGGCCCGTGGCCGTAACACTGGCTTGGAGCATGCTCGTGGCGACTATGTGAAATTCCTGGATCACGACGATCTGCTGGAGCCGGAAACACTGCCCCTGGAGGTTGCTGCAGCAGACGCTGAATCCGCTGACATGGTGATGTGCCGATGGGGAGATGTGCGCACGGATCCCCAGGGCTCTTTGATCGAAGCCACCAGGCGTGTGTTCATCCCCCCAGCACCGGATCGGCTTGTGGAAGCGATCCTGCTGGACGAAAAAGTGCCCTACACGGCGGGGGTGCTCTATCGCCGAACCTACATCGCAGATCAGCGCTGGGATGCACGCCTTACGATCAACGACGACTTTGACTGGTTCTGCCGCAATGCCCTCAGAGGTGGGCGCATCATCCGCCTGGATCATGTGAGCTATTACTGGCGGCTGCACAGCCAGTCGATCCAGGGGCGCCAGGGTGCGAATCGGATGAGCTTCTTGGAAGCAGTCTATATCAGGAGTCACGTCTACAGCCAGGTGATGGATTCCCTTCTTCTCGCTGGGGGGATGACACCTGAAAGGGGAAGGCTGCTGGTTCGCCAGCTCTATAGCGGCCTACGCTGTTTAGCACGTTTTGATACAGCCGCATGTCAGAAAGTCTTGCAGCGCATCCAGCAGCTTGAGCCCCGCTTCCAGCTCGATGAAACCTGCGAGCCGAATCGCACGATTCGTGCGGTGGTGTCTGTGCTGGGGCTACGCAGATGGCTAGGCGTCTATCGCACTCTAAAAATTCCTCAGGATCGCCTCTGTCCACTCCAGGGGCGAGTGGAGTTCTTTACGAATAGCTGA
- a CDS encoding glycosyltransferase family 4 protein yields the protein MRIAAVLQELDGGGSVASCCLNQLAVLAHSHQCFLITTAGSGEELVAMPAPVRVRRLYVPRLGLLHRFAHVPRQILFILLVGVALCRWNKRERPDLVLFHSHPPTAVLAPILHKVLGCRVAMVMHGDIRDRPAGTYDPRLTWWYRVTTPVAYRSADAVLALSPYMAQWAIAGGADSGNVYLTPNGVDADEIGADMPPTAPLGEGLLYVGRLEHNKGVDLLIEAFCRIAPQWPALRLTCIGSSSHAFRLGLDLILDTARLSDRVTFLPPLSRKLLGRFYRESVLVVIPSRSETQSTVAMEAMAAGRAVLASNTGGNPMLVDVPRTGLLFTNGDADDLTERLEQLLHSPAELAAMGHAGYQRHQAHFSRQRAGERLQVAVDRLTGRR from the coding sequence ATGCGGATCGCCGCTGTGCTTCAGGAGCTTGATGGGGGTGGCTCCGTGGCCAGCTGTTGCCTCAACCAGCTTGCCGTCCTCGCCCATTCTCACCAGTGTTTTCTGATCACTACGGCTGGTTCTGGTGAGGAGCTTGTCGCCATGCCTGCCCCTGTGCGGGTGCGGAGGCTATACGTGCCAAGGCTGGGCTTGTTGCACCGCTTTGCCCATGTTCCGCGCCAGATCCTGTTCATCCTTTTGGTGGGTGTGGCCCTCTGCCGCTGGAACAAGCGGGAGCGACCAGACTTGGTGCTGTTCCACAGCCATCCCCCCACAGCTGTGTTGGCGCCCATTCTTCACAAGGTGCTGGGCTGCCGGGTGGCGATGGTGATGCATGGTGACATCCGCGATCGTCCGGCTGGTACCTACGATCCGCGTCTAACGTGGTGGTATCGGGTCACCACACCCGTCGCCTACCGGAGCGCAGATGCCGTGTTGGCTCTTTCGCCCTACATGGCCCAGTGGGCCATCGCCGGAGGGGCGGATTCCGGCAACGTCTATCTCACTCCCAACGGAGTGGATGCCGACGAGATCGGTGCCGATATGCCGCCCACCGCTCCGCTCGGGGAGGGTCTGCTGTACGTGGGGCGCCTCGAACACAACAAGGGGGTGGATCTGCTGATCGAGGCCTTTTGCCGCATCGCGCCTCAGTGGCCGGCCCTCCGCCTCACTTGCATCGGGAGTTCATCCCACGCGTTTCGCCTGGGGCTGGACCTGATCTTGGACACAGCACGCCTCTCCGACAGGGTTACCTTTCTCCCGCCCCTGTCACGCAAGCTACTTGGCCGTTTCTACCGAGAGAGTGTTCTGGTGGTGATCCCCTCCCGCAGCGAAACCCAGTCCACCGTGGCGATGGAAGCGATGGCGGCCGGCCGTGCCGTTCTCGCCTCGAACACTGGTGGTAACCCGATGCTGGTGGATGTACCCAGAACTGGTCTGCTGTTCACCAACGGTGACGCCGACGATCTCACCGAGCGGCTCGAGCAGTTGCTCCACAGTCCTGCAGAGCTTGCCGCCATGGGCCATGCGGGCTACCAACGACATCAGGCTCACTTTTCCCGGCAGAGAGCGGGCGAGAGGTTGCAGGTTGCCGTTGATCGCCTCACAGGACGCCGGTGA
- a CDS encoding class I SAM-dependent methyltransferase — MILVEIQNINHASYSNKSVARYWASYSDNLLYGEQLILQSLHDQLACADFADIGVGGGRTTGHLAGKVRSYTGIDYSQPLVEACRKQYPNVDFHCLDVCESLSLGESSYDFIFFSFNGIDCLTQAERDSFLKNAFVSLRPGGRLLFSSHNYFKASLPMRTREALLKLLMQSVAAPYRPRVLYHGILSFIRYCRLKHHQRVADDFASLLDAAQGNRELLAWIDPVRQINDLECHGFNAITVFDWYGVLVPSSHLRRIDTYSVYYLCQKSGGA, encoded by the coding sequence ATGATTCTTGTGGAAATCCAGAACATTAATCATGCCTCCTACAGCAACAAGTCTGTTGCCAGGTATTGGGCGTCTTATTCTGACAACTTGCTCTACGGTGAGCAGCTAATCCTGCAATCACTCCATGACCAACTTGCCTGCGCTGATTTTGCGGACATTGGCGTGGGAGGAGGGAGGACAACTGGTCATTTAGCCGGCAAGGTGAGGAGCTACACCGGCATTGATTATTCGCAGCCACTTGTTGAGGCCTGCAGAAAACAGTATCCCAATGTGGACTTTCACTGTCTTGATGTCTGCGAGTCGTTATCGCTTGGCGAGAGCTCATACGATTTCATCTTCTTTTCCTTTAATGGTATTGATTGTCTGACTCAGGCCGAAAGAGATTCCTTCTTGAAGAATGCATTTGTGTCGCTGAGGCCTGGTGGCAGGCTGCTATTCTCTTCTCACAACTACTTCAAGGCTTCTCTGCCCATGCGCACACGAGAGGCGCTTTTAAAACTCCTGATGCAATCTGTTGCGGCTCCCTACAGGCCCAGGGTCCTGTACCATGGAATCCTGTCTTTCATTCGCTATTGTCGATTAAAGCATCATCAACGTGTCGCTGACGACTTTGCATCACTGCTGGATGCTGCCCAAGGCAATCGTGAGCTCTTGGCCTGGATAGATCCAGTGAGGCAGATCAATGATCTCGAGTGCCATGGTTTTAATGCCATAACTGTCTTCGACTGGTATGGCGTCTTGGTTCCGTCCAGTCATCTTCGCCGTATTGACACGTATTCTGTCTATTACTTGTGCCAGAAATCTGGAGGCGCATAG
- a CDS encoding glycosyltransferase, translating into MASRGETDHCPHLSVVIAAHGESTALLDSLDSVFSQRRRDFECILVVDGGLDEGTEVNLSALVACDHRLRVLRQPASGLTKALIRGCAAARGEWIARLDVGDVMAAQRLDRQAEALASSPGCVLATSDVEVCGPVWEHLRFDSQPQPQAQATGHPIRADSIPAQQGLSMDIPHHASVMFRRSAYEAVGGYRPEFYFGQDWDLWYRLASQGPFVHIPEVLTRVRLFPGGISSRHWRDQRAIAQLSLACHVARSRGESEQPLLQQAAAIRPRPPAIRKPLFDGARADGAYFIAEALRRNGDRRCWAYFREALRHGFWKPWIWLRAFQSLLLFVA; encoded by the coding sequence TTGGCTAGCCGCGGCGAGACAGATCACTGTCCCCACCTTTCAGTCGTGATAGCGGCCCATGGTGAATCAACAGCTCTCCTGGACAGCTTGGATTCGGTGTTCTCACAGCGAAGAAGGGACTTTGAGTGCATTCTTGTCGTCGATGGTGGCTTGGATGAAGGCACAGAGGTGAACCTCTCTGCGCTAGTAGCCTGCGATCACCGTCTGCGGGTTCTTCGGCAACCTGCCTCTGGCCTCACCAAGGCACTGATCCGCGGCTGCGCTGCAGCCCGTGGTGAATGGATCGCCCGCCTCGATGTCGGTGATGTCATGGCAGCACAGCGGTTGGATCGTCAGGCCGAGGCTCTGGCCAGCTCTCCGGGATGTGTGCTGGCCACCAGCGACGTAGAGGTATGTGGGCCTGTCTGGGAGCATCTCCGTTTCGATTCCCAGCCCCAGCCCCAGGCACAGGCCACAGGCCATCCGATCCGGGCGGATTCCATCCCGGCGCAGCAAGGCCTCTCAATGGACATACCCCACCATGCCTCAGTGATGTTCCGCCGCAGTGCCTATGAGGCTGTAGGAGGCTATCGCCCGGAATTTTATTTCGGCCAAGACTGGGACCTGTGGTACCGCCTGGCCAGCCAAGGCCCCTTTGTGCACATCCCGGAGGTGCTCACACGTGTGCGCCTGTTCCCAGGTGGAATCTCTTCCCGGCACTGGCGAGATCAGCGCGCCATCGCTCAGCTCTCGCTGGCCTGCCATGTGGCCCGCAGTCGTGGTGAATCCGAACAGCCACTGCTCCAGCAGGCTGCCGCTATCCGGCCCCGTCCTCCTGCCATCCGAAAGCCCTTGTTCGATGGTGCTCGTGCGGACGGGGCCTACTTCATTGCTGAGGCTCTGCGTCGCAACGGTGATCGCCGCTGCTGGGCCTACTTTCGAGAGGCCCTGCGGCATGGCTTCTGGAAACCGTGGATCTGGCTGAGGGCGTTTCAGAGCCTGTTGCTCTTTGTTGCTTAA
- a CDS encoding glycosyltransferase, with translation MKSRKPKVSVCIITFNHEKFITAALDSILEQDIDFQIEIVAVDDASTDNTHDILNSYSRKNPEIVRIYQNPFNLGPYRNFLKALQLCSGQYIAICEGDDFWISTSKLKKQVAFLDKEADYAGCIHDAIVTDADGRVTASSYCNHLQNKFDLKDSMKSLRGRFPTCSLLVRASILNDNPPQWFTSHACDTFFLYLAAKTGYIRYMEDKMSAYRIHSQGTWQGSNNTSRRRGLLLQEKILWSDRKMRTTCGEIIRSRIQVLSHEIAVDENESKTMRLHALFLRTRHGFSNFKTIRVSLGILIRILR, from the coding sequence ATGAAAAGCCGGAAGCCAAAGGTGAGTGTCTGCATCATAACATTCAATCACGAGAAGTTTATCACTGCGGCGCTAGATTCAATCTTAGAACAGGACATTGATTTCCAGATCGAAATAGTAGCTGTCGATGACGCAAGCACCGACAACACTCACGACATCCTAAATAGTTATTCAAGGAAAAATCCGGAAATTGTAAGAATTTATCAAAACCCTTTCAACCTTGGACCCTACAGGAATTTTCTCAAAGCTTTGCAATTATGCTCTGGGCAATATATAGCGATTTGCGAAGGCGACGACTTCTGGATATCCACTTCAAAGCTAAAAAAGCAAGTAGCATTTCTTGACAAAGAAGCTGATTATGCAGGATGTATACATGACGCAATTGTTACAGATGCAGATGGAAGGGTCACCGCGTCAAGCTACTGCAATCATCTGCAGAATAAATTTGACTTAAAAGACAGCATGAAGAGCTTGCGTGGAAGATTTCCAACTTGCTCGTTGCTCGTTAGGGCTTCAATACTAAATGACAATCCTCCTCAATGGTTCACGTCTCATGCATGCGATACATTTTTTCTGTACTTAGCAGCAAAGACTGGATACATAAGATACATGGAGGACAAGATGTCCGCCTATCGCATTCACTCTCAAGGAACTTGGCAAGGATCAAACAATACATCAAGGCGAAGAGGTCTCCTACTCCAAGAAAAGATTCTTTGGTCCGATCGAAAGATGCGGACCACATGCGGCGAGATTATCCGCTCTCGCATTCAAGTCCTGTCCCATGAGATCGCAGTTGACGAGAATGAATCAAAAACGATGCGATTGCATGCACTGTTCCTCAGGACCCGCCATGGATTCTCGAACTTCAAAACGATACGCGTATCACTCGGCATACTAATCAGAATACTCCGATAG